From the genome of Candidatus Dadabacteria bacterium:
TGCGACAAGGAGTTGTTAATCGCCCTGCAGAATCGAATTGTCGATCCACGTTTCATAAACGAAGATTATCGAACGGTTCAAAATTATGTAGGTCAGACGATTTCCTATCAAAAAGAGTTAATTCATTATGTGTGTCCCAAGCCGGAAGATCTTCCCGACTTGATGCGGGGGCTCCTGACTTCTCATCGGCTTATGATGACCGGCGGTGTTTCAGCTATTGTTCACGCTGCCGTAGTAGCCTACGGGTTTGTCTTTATTCATCCGTTTGAAGATGGTAACGGTCGAATCCACCGGTTTTTGATCCACAATATTTTTTCCATTCGAGGAATGGTTCCGGAAGGTCTGATGTTTCCCGTGTCTGCTGTAATGCTTAACAATCCGGAAGGCTACGATGATTCTTTAGAGGCATTTTCACTTCCCTTGAACCAACTTGTGGAATACAGCTTGGATGGGCTTGCCCAGATGACCGTCCACAACGATACTGCGTACTGGTATCGTTACATTGATATGACGGCACAAGCGGAAGCTTTGCATGATTTTGTCGTTCAAACCGTCGAAAGCGAACTTGTAGAGGAACTGAACTTCCTCGCAAACTATGACAGCACAAAAAAGGCGATTCAGGATGTTATCGATATGCCCGACCGCCTGATAGATTTGTTTATCCGGATTTGCCTTGAAAACAAAGGCAGACTGTCTGCGAACAAAAGAAAGTCGCATTTTGATTTCTTAAGCGACGGCGAACTTTTTTTGATGGAAAGTGCCGTCAGGGAAAAATACCGTGCGTTAGCGCAATAGCTTCTGACCGCTAAGGGTGGACCGGCCTTCGAAGTCTCATTCCGTCCGGGTTCCCCGGGCTGTGGTTGTTAACGTTGCGAAAGTGGTATGCGGATGACAACGCCGCCCATGGTCTTGCCAAGCTTGAAATCGCTTCGCGGACTGTCTTTGTGATTGTTATGGCAGTTAATGCATGCGGGAGCCACGGCGACATCCGGGTAGACCGCCGTGAAGAATGTTTTTCCGCCCAGCGTCTCTTCCGCGTAAAAAGGCTTCTGTTTCTTTGCTACCGCTTCAAGCCCTTGCTTTTCCACTTCGGTTTTAGGCGCGTTCTGCTTGTTAACCGGCCAGAGCGAAAGAAGGGAATAGGTGAAAACATCGGTTTTGTCCGAAACCATCTTGGCTCCCATGCGGAACATCTGGGCCGGCAGTGGGAGCGCCTTGTCATCTTTCCAGTGCTCGCTCGCCTCGATAACTTTCTCTTCGTCCTGCAGACGATCGACCACTTTGCGGGTGTAGACGGTCCGGTCGGATTCTATGACGGCGTAAAGCGCGTCGGCCATCGTTCTGGGAGTGAAGGTAGTGCCGGATTCCTGGTTGTTCCCGCTGCCCCCGCCACTGCCGCCGCATCCTGTTGCCAGAGCGGCCAGAAGAAACCCGCCCAGTGTTAATGTGCGGACAGTTCTGTTCATGATCATCATTTCTTTTTTCTCCTCAGGTCTTCAACCGCCCGCTGCACTGCCATATCGACGCTTTCGACATGGCGGGACGGCTGTCCCTTGAAATTCCGCTCGATGAGGACCGGGTCCGCAAGAGCATCGATCGAAAAAGGAAGTCCGTGACATTTCATGCAGACGCCGCGGATCATCTTCTCGTTCGGCTGCAGGTTCATATTTTGATTATGCTGAACCAAAACCCGTTTGTCATCACTTTTTTTGTGCGTCTCCCGGGGCAGGTGACAGGTGGCGCAACTCACACCGCTTCCCGGGGCTCCGAGGCCGCTTGCCTCCGCCTGCCAGAGTTCGAAGTGTAGGGAATCCTTGTAGGAATTGCTGTGGGTATCTGTGTGACACCCGAGGCAGGAATCCACCGCGGCCTGGGCGGTATCGAATTCATGGGCACCGTGGCACGACGTGCAGCCGAGTTCGCGTTGCGCTGCCTCGGAGTCCATGGGCAGACGTGCGAGCGACGGCGACATGGGCGAGAGGCCCGAGGCAAGGCGCATGCCGTGTTTTCCCGCAAGAAACCCCGAGACTTCGTTTTCATGGCAGGACTCACACGCCTCGTGAGTCAGCGAATCGCTCCACCGTGCTCCGGGGCTCTCACCGACATGGCAGTTTGAGCAGTTGACCCCCGCGCGTGCGTGGACGGTGCCAGCCCATTCGGCAAGCAGAGCCGGGTCGACCTCCCTGTCTGTCGGTGCGTCGTGCTCCCTAGAAGAAAGAAGGGGTCCGACAGCCTCGGGTTCGTCTCTTTCAGCCACAAGCGGCGTTGCAAGCAATCCGGGCTCGTCGCTGTGCTGAAGCAGAAAGTCCTCATAGAGAGCCCTGTTATCGTGGTAGTTGTGACAACCAGCCGCGGCACAGGTGTTAAAGTCCATCTCCGTGTGGGTCGGGCGCTGCTCGGCGATATCAAAGTGGCAGTGAAAGCAGTGATCATCGGGCACCGTGACTCCCATAGTGGTTACCATTTCCGGGTGGTGTTCCACATGGCAGCTTACGCACAGGCGCGCGTTTAGCAATTCAAGCTCCGCTAGGCTGCGCGGATCGGTAAATACACTTTCGGCGTGGGAATCATTGGCTATCTCAAGTTCCTTGGCGTGACAATCAATACAGGCTTGCTGTGGAACGCCTTCAAAAGGGATGTGACACGCCTCACACGCAAGTTCGATCTGGTGGTGTCCGTGGGTTGCTTTGCCGGGCAGAAAAGCCTGCTGGTTATCAGTCTGGAGTCGCCAGATGAAGAATCCCGCCAGAAGGAGATTGAGGGAAATCAGAAATCCCCAGAAAATTCGAGCGCGTGTCACAAGTGTATCCTTAGAAGTAATAGACTGACAGGATGTGCAGGGCTATGAGGGCGGGGAGCGGCGAGAGCATCAGCACGTGTATCCAGACCATGCGTCTTCTCCATCTATGGCTCGGATGTCTTGTGAACTGATACCGCGACCATATTCCGGCTGCCGCAAGTGCGCCGCCTAGATTAGCGGCTACAAACACTATCATCAGCGCCAGGTTCAGATTCGAGCCGAACCGCATTCCCGTATGGGCCACCAGCACGATGAGTCCCGCTACGCCCAGTATTCCGTGCAAAACGCGCCAGGATGAAAACGAGCCGAACCGCAGCTGTCTCCAGTGCTTGCGGAAGTAAAGCGATAGGCCTATAAGGGAGAATCCTAGCAGCAAAAATCCCGTGACCTGCTGCCAGAAACCGCTACGCCAGAGTATATCTAAAGGTATGTCCTGGCGGACTGTCCGTGAGTACGGAATCGTCATCACAGAGATTGCTGTAACCAGTATAACGGCCGAAACGGCGGCCGTGACGAGCCCTCTGACTTCCATTCCGTGCCACGGCTTAGTGGACTGTGACATCCTCTGTGCGCTACGGGACATGCTATCAGAATATATGCTTTTCGAGGCTCTTGCCAAGCCAGCTCGGATTGGTCATCTTCTAACCGGTGATTAGTTCCCCCGAAAGCTTGGCAAAGGGTATGAAGTTCCACTCGACGCTTGCAGTTTCAGCGTGCGGATGCACCAATCCGCTTTTCTGCCCGTATCACAAGCCAAGGGTATAATCGCCCGCTGCCGGATCATGCTGGTGAGAAGCCTTGATGATCAGTCATTACACCAATTCCGGAGCTTTCGGAAGAATTCCTTCCGGGTGCGTCTTCCGGGAAAAACTACCGAGAACAAAACAGAAGCTGTCAGGAACAGGTTGAGCAGAGTTCCCTGAGGAGTATTCCCACTCCCGGCAACTGTACACGCTCCGTTGCCTTCATCAGATTCGGGATAAACTCCTGAACCAAAGATATACATGAAGCGACCGATAGGATCTTCATGGTGACCTACGTCTGCTGCTTCAATGTAACTTATCTTGTGCGAATTGCCTGGAACTAGGTTATTTTCCAGCCATTGCGGAGTTGGTTCATCACCGGGACGCAACCAATGATATTCTACAAAGTTGCCCTTTCCATCTTTGGGTGTTCCGTTTTCTGTTACCGAGTTCCTAAGCAGTTCCGCAATATTTTTGTTTTCCTCCCCGTCAATCGGATTTGGATTCGGATCCCTCAGCTTAAGATTCAGTCCGTTCAGTTGAGGACTGTTTCCGTTTAGAACCACGGTGGCATCTTCATCCAATTCCATGATGAAAACGTATATGCTGCCTTCCTTAAAACCTCCTTCTGAAAAACAAGCGATTTTCTTCTGAAATTCCGTGTACCTTATGGAAGCCATGTCGTCAAACCCTATAATCCTATCAGGGTCCGCTTTCCTCAATTCCTCCATCGCTTTTCTTCTGCCATCCACAAGCAGGTCTTGAGTGACGGAGATAACGCTTTTTACATACAGCTTAAGAAGCAGTTTCTGCGTATCCAGACTCTCTTCGTTTTCAACATCCCCGGCGGTGGTATCAAGTTCGAGATCCGTACAGTCGGGTTTGACTACAGCGGAGTCTTCTTTGTCGTGATGAAAACCCGCTATGACTACGAACTCTCCATAGATGGTATCTACTTTCTTTCCGCAAGCCTGTCTGTTTTCTCCGTCGTATCTGTACCCCGTGCAACCCTCTTCTTCGATTAATTGCCTTAAGGTATCCCCGATCTGCGAACCTTGGGCGTCCGGGTTAACCACTTTGCCATACAATTCGGGGTGTCCCGGGTGATTGTCTATGATATTAGCGGAATTTATTATGATGGAGTACATGTCATTGCCATCGTTAAAAACTCCTTGCTTTCTTAGTTCCTCGAAAAATACCACCCAGAGACTTACCAGTTCTTTTTGTTCTTCCAGAGTGGGGTTGGGGTTGTTGATTCTTAATAATGGACTGAAATGTTCAATTATGTGGGAAAGAAACTCCCCCACCTCCGCTTCGCTTGCGATATTGACATCTTCCGCCATCTTGTTGCCCTGACTTTCATTATGAGCCGAAGCTTCAATGCTGAACGAAAAAACAAGCACTAACGAGAAAAACAAGCCCAGAAGCATTCCGTGTGTTTTAACTTTCATCATCTTCCTCCTGATACCGCAATTTCCGATTTGCCGACATTACGCTTTGCCGTGCCTGCTCTGAATAATTTCACGGCCGCATGTTCGGACAGTAATTTCGCAGTCCTCCAGACAACCAGATTCTTTTTTCTTCCTTAAAATTCTAACACATCTGGAATCTTTTATGGAATCACGGGCAAGAATCCGGTAATCACCTCTGTTTTGCTTCCCTGTTGTTCACTCCCTTGGGAGATGAACAACTGCCGGGGTGTGCCAAGAGGCTCGAATTTCCCACAGCCTTTTGGCATACCACCTGCCAATCGAGGCTCTGGAGGCTAATGCCATTTGTTTCGGTTATCATTTAAATGACATTCGAGGGGATTGGGAAAACCCAAGAGAATCGGCCGCGGCGGATGCCGATTCTCTCTAATCTTGTTTTCAGTTCACGGAAAGGGGTTCAGTGCGGGTTGGCGGCGGCAAAAAATTTTCTCCTTACCTCTGTCGTGGCCGGAGTCCGAATAACATGCAAGAATACGATCTTTTTTCTTTAGTTCTGCTTTTTTTCACGGGCGTTCTGGCGGGAGTGATAAACGTGATGGCGGGTGGAGGAAGCAGCATCGTTCTTCCCGTGCTCATATTTCTTGGGATTGATCCCACAGTCGCAAACGGAACAAACAGGGTGGCGATTTTGTTTCAGAATTTCTTTGCGGCTCTTTCCTTCAGAAAAGAGGGCGTTGCCGGCATTAAAACCAGCGTCAGGCTCGCGGCCTTCACCCTCCCCGGTGTTTTGGTGGGAGCTTTTGCGGCGGTGCGGGTGGGAGATGAGCTTTTCGAAAAAATCCTGGCCGTCGTGCTTATCTTCGTCTGCGCATCCTTTTTCCTTAAAGTTGATTCTTTCGGCAAGCTGCTCGGCGGCGGCGAAACAGGGCGGGGATGGGTTCTTTACCCGGCACTTGTGCTTATAGGTTTTTACGGAGGTTTTATCCAGGTCGGCGTGGGACTTTTCATAATGGCGGCTCTTTATCATCTTATGGGAGCATCCCTAGCTAAGGTAAACGCGCACAAGGTGATTGTGGTGCTTATCTACACGATTCCAGCGATCCTCATATTTTTTCTAAGCGGCAACATAAGCTGGTTCATAGGCATCTGTCTCGCCGCGGGAAATTCGGTCGGCGGATGGTTCGGCGCCACGTTTTCCGTAAGGGGCGGCGAAAAATACATAAGGATGGCTCTTGTCGTTGCCGTCGGGATTATGGCTCTTAAGCTTCTCCGGGTATTTTAGGCGCCGGGCAGGTGTTATGCGCCGGAGCCCGGGAGGGGACCCGCCGCGGTTTTTCTCAGAAATTCGTACAGAGTGTGGTAGATGTTTTTGTTCTGAATCAGCTTCTCGTGAGTTCCCTGCTCCACTACTTCCCCCTTATGGATCACTATTACGTTATCAACGTCCTTTAGGGTTGAGAGCTTGTGGGTTATGACCAACCTTGTCTGAGAGCCGGCGGTGCTTCTTATCACTTCCTGTATTCTTTTTTCAGTTTCCGCGTCCAGATGGGAAGTTGCCTCGTCCATTATAAGAAGTTTCGAATTTTTCCTGACCGCTTTTTCGATCGACCGGGCCTGGGTTTCTCCCGAAGAAAGCTTTACGGGTTCGGCTGCCGGACCATCCCGCTCGTCCCTTTCGTCGGATATGTCCTTTTCGAACAGAAACAGGTCTTGGAAGATGGCGGTTATGTTAGAGCGCAGGTACCTGTTTGACAGTTCCTCGATATCTGTGCCGTTAAAGAGAATCTGGCCCCTCTGGGGTTTATAGAATTTAAGGAGCAGGTTCACGATGGTCGTCTTCCCCGCTCCCGTGATTCCCACAAGGGCGGCACTCTCTCCAGATCTTACTGTAAAGGATGCGTTCTTGAGCACCCATTCCCGCTCGTTATACGAAAACCATACGCCCCGGAACTCAAGAAGAGATCCCTCGGTTGTCGCGGGCACCAGAGATCCGCTTCCCTCAGATTTTTCCGCCAGAGTGTCGTAGAGGTTCTCGGAGGCTGCAACGGCGGACTGGAAGACATTGAATTTTTCTGAAAGTTCCTGGATGGGCTTGAATATCATCCTTACGTAGTAAAGAAACGCGAGCAGGGCTCCCAGGGACAGGTCAAGGTTCATGACCCCGATCGCCCCGTACCACAGGATTATCCCGGTTGCCGCTATGCCCACGTACTCTATGGAAGGGCGGAAAATCACGTAGACCCAGAGCTGCTGTATATTGGCCCTGTAGTTTTCCGTGTTTACCTCCCAGAATTTCTCGAAGTTTCTTTTCTCCTTTCCGTAAAGCTTAAGGAGCACTATTCCCCTCATGCTTTCTGCGACAAAGGCGTTAAGCTTGCCTATGGTTCTTCGGATTTCCCTGTACACCAGTCGAAGCTTCATTCGGAAGATGGATACCGTGAAAGTAAGGAACGCCGTAAGCGCGACGATTATAAGCGTGAGCCCGACGTTCATCTTGAACATGATCACCAGAGTGCCGATTATGATTATGATGTCCTTTATGAAGTGTATGAGAACGGAGGTGTACATCTCGTTTATGGCGTTAACGTCGTTTGTGACGCGTGTGGTTATCCTGCCCACGGGATTTCGGTCGAAGTACTGCTGGGGAAGTGAGAGTATATGGGAGAGGGTGTGGTTTCGCATGTCGTGCATTATTTTCTGGCCCGAGTAGTGAAGAATGTAGGTAAAAGAAGAGGTGAAGAGGAAAATTCCAACCACCGATAAAACCACGTATAAAGCGAGGGTCTTGAGCCTTTTTGTCTGTTTTGAGCGAAGAAGCGACACTTCCTCTTTGGCGAGTGATCCAAGGTCTGAGTGAGCCAGAAACGCAACCCCTTCGGTTTCTTCAAACAGGGAAGCGTTTCGGGCTATTATTCCCAAAACCTCCTGCTTTTCATCTTCCTCAAATTCCCCGGGGTTGACCACGATATATTTTGTCTCGGAGAACTCGACGCCCGAGCGTTCGATTCTGTCTTTCTCCGAGGAGGAGAGCTTTGAGAAATCGACCAGAAATCCTCCGTCCGCAAGGGCAAGCGTGGATTCCACCCCGAGTCCCGAGAGCGCCCGCTCCGCTTCTTCCCCTCTCTCGGCCTTGCTCCATGTAGGATAAATATAGTCATCGACCGCGACTTTGATGAGGTAGGGAACCGTGATTTCAAGCGCCGCGGTGGCCATCATCAGAAGAAGGGACAGGGCAAAGTAACCTCTGTACTTTCCCAGAAAGCCCAGAATCCACCCCATGATCTTAAGATCGTAAGTTGATTTCCTGTTTCTCTCCAAGTCGCTCATTTATACACCTTAGACAGACTGCAGTCTTTCAAGCGCGTAGTAAACTCCGCGTCGCTCCACCAGTTCCCTTCGCTCCCCGCTTTCAATTATCTCTCCGTTTTTCATGACCGCGATCCGCGAGAGCCCGACTACGGAGGATATTCTGTTTGAAATTATCACCACCGTGCGCCCGCGCATTGCCTCTATTACGTTTGTTATCACGGTGTTTTCCGTCTGCGGATCAAGGGACGAGAGCACATCATCAAGTATCAGGACTTCGGGATTGAGCACCAAGGCCCTTGCTATGGCTAGGCGTTGTCGCTGTCCTCCCGAGAGGCTGAGTCCCCGCTCTCCCACCACGGTGTCGAATCCCTGCTGAAACTCCATTATCTGTTCGTATATCCCCGCCGTTTTGGCTGCCTGCTCCACCTGCTCGCGGGTTATGCTTGGGTTTATGAAGGTTATGTTGTCATAAACCGTTCCGCTGAACACGGTTATTTCCTGCGGCACATAGACGATGGTCTCCTGAAGGCTTTTTCTTGATATTCCCCTTATGTCGATCCCGTCGACCGTTATTGCGCCCGGTTCGGTCTCGTGGATTTTCATGAGCAGCTTCATCAACGTGGTCTTCCCGGAGCCCACGAGCCCCGTTATTCCCAGAGTCGTCCCGCAGGGTATGTGGAGGTTGACTTCGCGCAGAGCCGGATTGGAGCCGTAGGAGAAGGAAACCCCGGAGAACCTTATGTCTCCCTTGAGTTCGTAGTCTTTCTCCCCTGCCTGGGTGTCGTCTTTTTGTTCAACCGCGAAAATGTCGTTCAGCCTGTTTATCGAGGCGTTCCCCCTTTTTAGAAGATCGATCGCCCATCCCATGGCCATCATCGGCCAGGCGAGCATCATTAGGTAGATGAGTATGGCGGAGAACTCTCCGAGGGTTATTTCGGTACCGATTGCGCCCGCTCCGCCGAAGAAAAGAAACAGGGCCATCGCTAATGAGGGCACGAAATATATAAACGGCTGGAAGCCTGCGCGGATTTTCACTAGGCGTACGTTTTTTTCGAGGTAGTCTTCGCTTGCACGTTCAAAATCCCGCCCCTCGGCCCGCTCAAGTCCGAACGCTTTTACTACCTTGATTCCCGAGACCGGCTTCCTTGCGCTTTCGGTGAGCTCTGAGAAGGAATCTTGGGAGCGCTGGAACCTCTTCTCTATCATGTTTCCGAACTTGTATACGAAGACGGCGAGTGCGGGGAACGGCAAAAACGCGTAGAAGGCCATCTCGGGAGAGATGTAGACCATCGCGGCGAAGATGAAAAAAAACAGGAATACCCCGTCATACGCTATGAGCAGACCCAGGCCACAGGAGAACTTGAGAGTCTCTATGTCGTTTACCGTGTGCGCCATCAAGTCACCGACCTTTCTTGCCGAGAAGAAATCGAAGTTAAGCTTCTGGAGGTGGTCGAAGAAATCGTTTCTGAGCGAGTACTCTATTTTCCTCGCCCCGCCCATTATGAAGTACCGCCAGCCAAAGCGGAAAAACGCCATTAGCAGCCCGAGACCGAGGATGTAGAGGGAGTACTTGGTTATGAGGGAGAAATCTGCGCTCTCCAAGGTGAGCTCATCTATTATCCACTGGATTATTATGGGAACCGATAGCTGCGCCATATCCACCAGCGTGAGAGAGACAAGACCGGTTAGAAACGAGTATCTGTACCGTAAAATAAGGGAGGAAATGCTTGTTTTTTTGACCAATGGTATACGAGCAAATATTTTACGGGACCGAAAAACCAAGCGGCTGCCAAGCCTTGGTCCCATCGGATAAAAAGCAAATTTCCGGCGGCGCGCGACCGCTAAATCATTATACAGTGAAAAACCCGCAGAAGATAATCCGCTGTATCTGCAGGAGCGGTTTTTGCCCGGACGGTCGAGAATAGGGTATTTTTTTCGACCGGAGGCAGATAGCGTGGAGGATGTTTCCTACCAGGTTCCTGCGGGAGTTTCGACGGCGCAGCGGATTATAAAGAAAAGCAGGTTCATAGCTACTGTCGGGCGTGCGGGCACTAGAGGTGAGGCCGAAGATTTCATAGGGAGCGTAAGGGCTCTTCACCCCACGGCAAGCCATAACTGCTATGCGTTTTTGGCCTGCGCCCCGGGGGGAACGGATATCGGTTTCGGCGATGACGGGGAGGTCTCGGGAACCGCCGGGCGGCCCATGATGACTCTTCTGGAACACAGCGGCATAGGGGAGATAGCGGTCGTGGTAACCCGGTATTTCGGAGGGATAAAACTCGGTCCCGGCGGGCTTCTGAGGGCATACACGGAGTCCCTGAGGGCAACCTTGGGGGAGCTTGAGCTTGAAGACCATGTCCCGGTGCGGGCGGGGCACCTTGTTTTTTCCTACGCCCATGAAAATTCCATACGGATTCTGTTTGAGAAGTCAGGCGTTACAATAACGAGCGTCGAGCGCGGGGAGGATGTTCACTTCGACCTCACAGCACCTCTCGGTGTCGCTGCGAGCCTTGAAGAGAAGGTTGCTTCCTTGACTAGGGGGAAATCCAGGCTTGTCTGGAAACAGGCAGACTGAGGGCTCATCGAGAGTGGATATTCCCTGTTCTGCCGTAAGGTCAAAGCCGGTATACTAACCTTCAACCAATTTCGCAGGTGGAGGGGTTATGAACGTCTACGAGTGCGTAAGATCGCTTAGTTCCGTAAGAAGTTACCTCGACGGGGAAGTTCCGGACGAAGTCATCATGGAGGTCATGGAATCGGGGAGGCTCTCGCCGAGTGCCCACAACAATCAACCGTGGGAATTCGTGCTTATAAAGGACCGCGCAATGCTCCGGGAAATGGGAAAGTACTGCACAAGCGGCAGCTTCATTGTGCAGGTGGCTTTTGCGGTGGTGCTTTTGGTGGATCCGCAAAGCAAGTGGCACCAGATCGACGGCACTAGGGCTGCGCAGAACATGGTTTTAGTGGCGTGGAGCCACGGACTCGGGTCTTGCTGGATAGGAAGAATAGAGAAGGAAGAGCTTAAAAGGTATCTTGGAGTGCCGGAAGAGCTCGATGTTCTTACCGTGCTTCCGTTCGGTTACTTCGACAAAAGGCGGGTCGCTACCGGGAAGTTGAGGAAAAGTCCGGACGAGGTCTTTCATCTCGACGGTTACGGAAAAAGAATTTCGAGATAAGAGGCTTGCGGGACTTTTTCGCGCCGGCCGTCTACAAACTCATCCACTCGGACGAGCGACTTAGCGGCACAAAGCATAAGAACTGCGCAGGATGAATTTTAAGAAGCTTGGAAACACGGAAGTTCTCGTTCCCGAGATCGGACTCGGCACGTGGAACTACAAGGGGGGAGTGGAACCTCTGAGGGCAGGCATCAAGCTAGGGGCTTCGCTTATAGACACCGCCGAGGGGTACTACACGGAAGATATAGTCGGAGAGGCCGTGCGTCCCTTTAGGGACGAGGTCATCATAGCGACAAAGGTTTCGGGAAGGAACCTTGCCCACGACAGTGTGCTTAGGTCCTGCGAGGCGAGTCTCGAGAAGCTTGGCACGGACTGGATAGATCTTTACCAGATACACTGGCCGAACCCCCTCTATCCGATAGAGGGGACAATGAGAGCGCTTGAGAAGCTGGTTGACCGCGGATGCGTGAGCTACGTCGGGGTGAGCAATTTTTCCGCGAGGCAGATACGCGAGGCCCAGAACTATTTCCCTAACTATCCGATAGTCTCAAACCAGGTGCTCTACAACCTTAGATCAAGGAACATACAAAAAGAGCTGCTTCCCTACTGCCTGGATAACGACGTAACCGTAATGGCCTACACCCCGCTTGACGCCGGAAGACTCTGCCGCCCCCGTCATGGCAGTGTTTTGTCCCAGATAGCGGCCGAGACCGGGAAGACGGAGGCACAGGTTGCCCTTAACTGGTGTGTTTGCCAGGAGAACGTCATCGTGATTCCGAAGGCGGATTCGGTGGCGAGAACGGTCGAGAACTGCGGGGCCTCGGGATGGAGGCTTTCCCAGGAGCAGTTGCGCATGCTCGATGAGACATTCTGAAGTTTCGTTCTACGGTCCCATTATGTGATATACTTAGCGGGTTGAATATGGAATAAGAGGAGGAGAGTGTGCGATGAGTTTAAAAAAAACGCTTTCACTTTTGGTTTTCTTTTTTGTTTTAGCTTTCTTTTCTTTAACCGACCCCGCTTCGGCGAGCGAGCTTGATACGGGCGATACAGCTTGGATACTGACTTCAACCGCGCTTGTTCTTTTCATGACGATTCCCGGGCTTGCGCTTTTCTACGGGGGGCTAGTCGGCAAAAAAAACGTTCTTTCGCTGCTGATGCAGTGCTTTTCCATTACCGCAGTCGTAACGGTTATATGGACGTTTTTCGGTTACAGCATGGCTTTTGACACTACCGGCATGGTAGCGGGAGAAGTCGGGATGAACGCCTTCGTGGGAGGCTTCTCAAAGGCGTTCCTAAACGGTGTGGGTATCGATACTCTTTCGGGGACGATCCCCGAAGTTCTGTTCTTCGCCTTCCAGCTTACCTTCGCGATTATCACTCCGGCACTTATAATCGGGGCGTTTGCCGAGAGAATGAAGTTCTCGGCTATGCTTCTGTTCACCGCCCTTTGGGTGATATTCTGTTACTTCCCGATCGCGCACATGGTCTGGGGAGGGGAGGGTTCCTACCTTGGAGACAAGGGAGTGATTGACTTTGCAGGCGGAATAGTAGTCCATATCACGGCGGGTACCGCGGCCCTTGTGGCGGCGATACTGGTCGGGCCCAGGAGAGGCTACCCCAGACAACTTGCGCTTCCGCACAATCTCACTCTTACGATGATAGGTACCGCGATGCTCTGGGTCGGATGGTTCGGATTTAACGGAGGAAGCGCCCTTGCGGCCGGTGGGCAGGCGGCCATGGCGGTCGTCGTGACCCAGATTTCTCCATGCGTTGCCGCTCTCACCTGGATATTTCTTGAAAGCGTAAGATCGGGCAAGCCCAGCGCTCTTGGTTTCGCCACTGGGGCCATCGCGGGTCTCGCAGCCATAACTCCCGCCTCTGGCACTGTGGGACCGCTTGGAGCCATAGTCATAGGATGCGCATCTTCTGTGCTTGCCTACATAGCAGCCACTTACATCAAGTTCCGTTTCAATTATGACGACGCGCTTGACGTCGTGGGAGTTCACGGAGTCGGAGGTCTGGTAGGAATCATCTTGGTAGGAGTGTTTGCCTCGAACTCTTTCGGCGGTTCGATCGTGGATCTCGATATAGGCGCGCAGTTAGGCATACAGATCTACGGGGGAATATTCGCGGTTGTATACACTGCCATAGTGAGCTATATAGTGCTCAAGGTCGTTGACATGCTCGTCGGACTCAGGGTCACCGAGGATGAAGAAACCGAAGGTCTTGACATAACGGATCACGGAGAGTCGGGTTACTACGGCATCTAGAGTGGGGGCGGAAACCAGCGCACACATGGTTTACGAATGAGTACTCAGGCGCGGGACGCAAGGACCTGCGCCTGCGGGTACTCCGTTGGGGACCCGTGGGTGGTTCCGAAGCAGAGG
Proteins encoded in this window:
- a CDS encoding ammonium transporter, with product MSLKKTLSLLVFFFVLAFFSLTDPASASELDTGDTAWILTSTALVLFMTIPGLALFYGGLVGKKNVLSLLMQCFSITAVVTVIWTFFGYSMAFDTTGMVAGEVGMNAFVGGFSKAFLNGVGIDTLSGTIPEVLFFAFQLTFAIITPALIIGAFAERMKFSAMLLFTALWVIFCYFPIAHMVWGGEGSYLGDKGVIDFAGGIVVHITAGTAALVAAILVGPRRGYPRQLALPHNLTLTMIGTAMLWVGWFGFNGGSALAAGGQAAMAVVVTQISPCVAALTWIFLESVRSGKPSALGFATGAIAGLAAITPASGTVGPLGAIVIGCASSVLAYIAATYIKFRFNYDDALDVVGVHGVGGLVGIILVGVFASNSFGGSIVDLDIGAQLGIQIYGGIFAVVYTAIVSYIVLKVVDMLVGLRVTEDEETEGLDITDHGESGYYGI